The following are from one region of the Methanooceanicella nereidis genome:
- a CDS encoding SIMPL domain-containing protein: MAIDDLYGESLMEFKRGFLFGLGMITAFAVLLAVLGNSCVNGIGVASSASENNESERTVTVTGNGYVYTEPDIAKVSVGVVTEANTSSEAMQMNADQMDAVMKSVRRLGIPEKDIKTSQISVQPVYNYQYQPKDATEKPKIVGYKASNTVTITVRDMSKVGPVIDASYGSGSNKIDGVSFMLSEEKQSLVYKQALEKAVKDGADKAKTIASAADIEGMKLKTISESGGFYPVYYDSYNMAAAERASGAAPTPVSPGEQKVQATVTMVYTFG; this comes from the coding sequence ATGGCTATCGATGATTTATACGGTGAATCTCTTATGGAGTTTAAGCGAGGGTTTCTATTTGGTCTCGGCATGATCACTGCATTTGCCGTTTTACTTGCAGTGTTAGGCAATTCGTGCGTAAACGGCATAGGTGTCGCAAGTTCGGCATCGGAGAATAACGAGTCCGAAAGAACCGTAACAGTAACGGGTAACGGATATGTCTATACGGAACCCGACATAGCAAAGGTGAGCGTGGGCGTAGTGACTGAGGCTAACACCTCGTCCGAGGCGATGCAGATGAACGCGGACCAGATGGACGCCGTTATGAAATCAGTTAGAAGGTTAGGTATACCGGAGAAGGACATCAAGACAAGCCAGATCTCGGTACAGCCGGTATACAATTACCAGTATCAGCCAAAGGACGCTACGGAAAAGCCGAAGATAGTCGGCTATAAGGCCAGTAACACTGTCACTATCACTGTAAGGGATATGTCCAAAGTTGGCCCTGTTATCGATGCTTCATACGGGTCGGGCTCGAATAAGATCGATGGCGTGAGCTTTATGCTATCGGAGGAAAAGCAGTCGCTAGTCTATAAGCAAGCCCTTGAGAAAGCAGTGAAAGACGGTGCCGATAAGGCAAAAACCATAGCTTCAGCCGCGGACATAGAGGGAATGAAACTAAAGACAATATCCGAGTCCGGAGGCTTCTATCCGGTATATTATGACTCGTATAATATGGCAGCTGCGGAAAGAGCCAGTGGAGCTGCACCGACACCGGTATCTCCGGGCGAGCAAAAAGTCCAGGCCACAGTGACCATGGTATATACATTTGGCTAA
- a CDS encoding cytochrome c biogenesis CcdA family protein: MAAFEPTLIGIFIFGIIAGICPCNSVLCLGLVGYIAGSEKNTSFLDNLKLMIPFAAGTIIILLPLGLIAGIMGDYLLLINESVAWAFGGLVMILMGLQLLKIYKPPIKSIFNMFKGSKTNTAAGTFLLGLSFGAITIGRGAPMLLAVITYIGLYQGPLQGLGTMLLYSTGMVIPLALIGSAGGTISGKLKDMTSRYGNYLDTAIGLAIILIGLYFIYLAL, from the coding sequence ATGGCCGCTTTTGAACCGACACTGATCGGTATATTCATATTCGGGATCATCGCCGGTATATGCCCGTGTAATAGTGTGCTGTGTTTAGGATTGGTAGGCTATATCGCCGGATCCGAAAAAAATACCAGTTTCCTTGATAACCTAAAGCTGATGATTCCGTTCGCCGCAGGCACGATCATCATTCTTTTACCTCTTGGTTTGATAGCCGGTATAATGGGCGATTACCTTTTATTGATCAATGAATCCGTCGCATGGGCGTTCGGCGGCCTGGTTATGATACTTATGGGTTTACAGCTCCTCAAGATCTATAAGCCCCCGATTAAAAGTATATTCAATATGTTCAAGGGCTCAAAAACTAATACTGCGGCAGGGACTTTTTTACTCGGCCTTTCTTTCGGCGCGATAACCATCGGCCGGGGCGCCCCGATGCTTCTGGCAGTCATTACCTATATCGGTCTATACCAGGGCCCGCTGCAAGGACTGGGCACAATGCTCCTTTATTCAACGGGAATGGTAATACCGCTTGCACTTATCGGCTCTGCGGGAGGGACGATAAGCGGTAAACTGAAGGACATGACCTCCAGGTACGGGAATTATCTGGACACTGCCATCGGGCTCGCGATCATACTGATAGGGTTGTATTTCATATATCTGGCCTTATAA
- a CDS encoding DUF7714 family protein — protein MIFPEHCKFIGAINKYLRKEYSPEDIIYFSSKYVLVFEAPDRCEVYEVRSEGEGTFLKKKKEAKKIAGINETLVYDRPVDLSNRANLIRIASRLCDDRVNTVVFRGIDQHLNFVHSPSTDGLTSIDVYDIAPPEPAWLEYNIKRLDDAGMFGELMLTFNYYTKNLKEFEDPDNTIIFPCYASGLKGLFLDSLDGEPQGDIKLIGCDTSKQVFEARFPNKKYEHVNICLLSTIRPERPFVLRCCQSEKLGLTSIRGIQGIAVHWGANPREIYEAVKALTEAIKNKN, from the coding sequence ATGATATTCCCGGAGCACTGCAAGTTTATCGGCGCTATTAACAAATATCTGAGAAAGGAATACAGTCCTGAAGATATCATCTATTTCTCGTCGAAATATGTACTTGTCTTCGAGGCCCCTGACAGATGCGAGGTCTATGAGGTCAGGAGCGAGGGCGAAGGGACTTTTTTGAAAAAGAAAAAGGAAGCTAAGAAAATAGCCGGGATAAACGAGACACTGGTATATGACAGGCCTGTAGATCTCTCGAACCGCGCTAACCTGATCAGGATCGCTTCCAGGCTCTGCGATGATCGGGTCAATACTGTCGTGTTCAGGGGAATCGACCAGCACCTGAATTTCGTACATTCCCCGTCCACCGACGGGCTAACCTCTATAGATGTATACGACATCGCGCCGCCCGAGCCCGCATGGCTTGAGTATAATATCAAGAGGCTTGACGATGCCGGAATGTTCGGGGAGCTAATGCTTACATTTAACTATTATACTAAAAACTTAAAAGAGTTTGAGGATCCGGATAATACGATCATATTCCCATGCTATGCTTCTGGCCTTAAAGGCTTGTTCCTGGACTCTCTGGATGGCGAGCCGCAGGGTGATATAAAACTTATCGGCTGCGATACGTCAAAGCAGGTGTTCGAGGCAAGGTTCCCGAACAAAAAATATGAGCATGTCAATATCTGCCTTCTATCGACTATCCGGCCTGAGCGTCCTTTCGTGCTCCGATGCTGCCAGTCAGAAAAGCTGGGGCTGACAAGTATCCGCGGGATCCAGGGCATAGCTGTACACTGGGGTGCGAACCCGCGTGAAATCTACGAAGCAGTAAAAGCTCTTACCGAAGCGATAAAAAATAAAAACTGA
- a CDS encoding isocitrate/isopropylmalate dehydrogenase family protein — MKIAILPGDGIGKEVIPVAFDMLRLILPGAELVQVDVGYERFRREGKAMTEEDIDLVRSCDCVLFGAITTPPKRDYRSVILTLRSELGLYANIRPFKSSAISPFKVDFTIYRENSEDLYLGLEDVTEDEVRSTRVITKKASERIARMACKNPGLKKLTIVHKANVLKSCALFRDCCIEVAEGLMVPYEEMLVDAMAYNLIRCPSRYDTIVTTNLFGDILSDEAAALIGGLGLSPSANIGDKYALFEPVHGSAPDIAGKDVANPIAAVLSTKMLLEWAGKREEAEKVQRAVDTILQERIFTPDLGGIYKTSDVKHSLLKLIEAEI; from the coding sequence ATGAAGATCGCGATATTGCCCGGCGACGGGATAGGCAAAGAAGTCATACCCGTAGCGTTCGATATGCTCAGGCTCATACTTCCCGGGGCAGAGCTTGTCCAGGTGGACGTAGGATATGAGAGGTTCAGGCGCGAGGGCAAAGCAATGACCGAAGAGGATATCGACCTGGTCAGGTCGTGCGACTGCGTGCTCTTCGGGGCGATCACCACGCCGCCGAAAAGGGATTACAGAAGCGTGATATTGACCCTGCGGAGCGAGCTCGGGCTATACGCTAACATCAGGCCGTTCAAGTCATCAGCGATCTCTCCTTTTAAAGTGGATTTTACCATTTACCGGGAAAACAGCGAAGACCTTTATCTGGGGCTTGAAGATGTAACGGAAGATGAGGTAAGGTCGACCAGGGTCATCACAAAAAAAGCGAGCGAGCGCATAGCGAGGATGGCATGTAAAAACCCGGGGTTAAAAAAGCTCACTATCGTGCACAAGGCTAACGTTTTAAAGTCATGCGCTTTATTCAGGGACTGCTGTATTGAAGTGGCAGAAGGGCTGATGGTGCCGTATGAAGAGATGCTGGTGGATGCCATGGCATATAATCTTATAAGGTGTCCGTCCCGGTATGATACCATAGTCACGACGAACCTGTTCGGCGACATCCTTTCAGATGAGGCGGCTGCCCTGATAGGCGGGCTTGGGCTTTCGCCGAGCGCCAATATCGGGGATAAATACGCTCTTTTTGAGCCCGTGCACGGCAGCGCTCCGGACATAGCCGGAAAGGATGTGGCAAACCCGATAGCAGCAGTGCTTAGCACTAAGATGCTTCTCGAGTGGGCCGGAAAACGGGAAGAGGCCGAGAAAGTCCAGAGAGCCGTGGACACGATACTGCAAGAAAGAATATTCACGCCGGACCTTGGAGGCATATATAAGACCTCTGACGTTAAGCATTCACTCTTAAAGCTCATAGAGGCGGAAATATGA
- a CDS encoding 3-isopropylmalate dehydratase small subunit has translation MKFRGKVWKYGDNVDTDVIIPGKYLRSTDYNVFAEHAMEGIDPDFKPQKGDIIVAGNNFGCGSSREQAPIALKYAGIDCVVARSFARIFFRNAINVGLPIVEADVADAVSKGEIIEVDLDSGIVTANGKEYTSTKLPDFLQEILEAGGLVAYRRGRR, from the coding sequence ATGAAGTTCAGGGGAAAAGTATGGAAGTACGGCGACAACGTGGATACCGATGTCATAATACCCGGAAAATACCTGAGAAGCACCGACTATAACGTGTTCGCGGAACATGCGATGGAAGGTATTGATCCGGATTTCAAGCCGCAGAAAGGTGACATAATTGTCGCCGGGAACAATTTCGGATGCGGCTCATCAAGGGAACAAGCCCCTATCGCTTTAAAATATGCAGGTATAGATTGTGTCGTCGCAAGATCCTTTGCCAGGATATTTTTCAGGAATGCCATTAACGTGGGCCTCCCTATCGTAGAGGCTGACGTCGCCGACGCGGTGAGCAAGGGCGAGATCATAGAGGTCGACCTGGATTCGGGCATAGTGACCGCGAACGGAAAAGAGTACACCAGCACAAAGCTGCCGGATTTCCTTCAGGAGATACTTGAAGCCGGAGGGCTGGTCGCATACAGGAGAGGCAGGCGATGA
- a CDS encoding 3-isopropylmalate dehydratase large subunit — protein sequence MGTISEEILGKAAGKKASAGDFVIAPVDYAMSHDGTSVLAVKAFREMGVEKVWDPKRIIIPFDHLVPANNENTALLQKDIREWAKAQGITNLYDVGEGICHQLVPEKGFAMPGKVIVGADSHTCTYGAFGAFATGVGATDMAEVYSSGKLWFRVPETIKVTVDGKLAKGITAKDIILRIIKDVKTDGAAYKAIEFYGEAIRALSIAGRMTICNMAIEMGGKAGIVPPDEKTDDYLRGRAVEPYRPVYAIDAHYCEEFTYDISDISPQVACPIDVDNVHDIEEVEGKDVDQVLIGSCTNGRYEDLESAAMILKGRTVKCRTLIIPASRSVMIDAVDSGVAATLLKAGATICNPGCGPCLGGHMGVLAEGERCMSTTNRNFKGRMGKGSEVYLGSPLTAAATAINGKITDPRRYL from the coding sequence TTGGGAACTATTAGCGAAGAGATTCTAGGAAAAGCGGCCGGTAAAAAAGCCAGCGCCGGAGATTTTGTCATAGCTCCCGTCGATTATGCCATGAGCCATGACGGGACGTCAGTGCTTGCCGTTAAAGCGTTCAGGGAGATGGGGGTGGAAAAAGTCTGGGACCCTAAAAGGATAATAATACCGTTCGACCATCTTGTCCCGGCGAATAACGAAAATACCGCCCTGCTGCAGAAAGACATCAGGGAATGGGCAAAAGCACAGGGGATCACGAACCTGTACGATGTGGGCGAAGGTATATGCCATCAGCTCGTTCCCGAGAAAGGCTTCGCAATGCCCGGTAAGGTGATCGTGGGCGCTGATTCTCACACATGCACGTACGGCGCGTTCGGTGCATTCGCCACGGGTGTAGGCGCTACCGATATGGCAGAGGTATACTCTTCCGGAAAGCTCTGGTTCAGGGTACCTGAGACGATAAAGGTGACAGTTGACGGTAAGCTTGCTAAAGGCATTACTGCCAAAGATATCATATTACGTATCATAAAGGATGTAAAGACTGATGGCGCCGCATATAAAGCGATAGAATTTTACGGAGAGGCGATAAGGGCCTTATCCATAGCCGGCAGGATGACCATCTGTAATATGGCGATAGAGATGGGGGGAAAGGCCGGGATAGTGCCTCCTGACGAAAAGACCGATGATTACCTTCGCGGCAGGGCAGTAGAGCCGTACAGGCCGGTTTATGCCATCGACGCTCATTACTGTGAAGAGTTCACTTATGATATTTCTGATATTTCGCCTCAGGTCGCATGCCCCATAGATGTCGATAACGTCCATGACATAGAAGAGGTCGAGGGTAAGGATGTCGACCAGGTGCTCATAGGCTCGTGCACTAACGGCAGGTATGAGGATCTGGAAAGCGCTGCCATGATATTAAAAGGCAGGACCGTCAAATGCAGGACGCTGATAATACCTGCGTCCAGAAGCGTGATGATCGATGCTGTAGACTCGGGCGTTGCCGCCACTCTGTTGAAAGCGGGCGCGACGATATGTAATCCGGGCTGCGGCCCTTGCCTTGGCGGCCATATGGGTGTCCTTGCAGAGGGTGAAAGATGTATGTCGACCACAAACCGGAACTTCAAGGGGCGTATGGGTAAGGGCTCCGAAGTATATCTCGGCTCGCCACTGACGGCAGCAGCGACCGCGATCAATGGAAAGATAACCGATCCGAGGCGGTATCTATGA
- a CDS encoding homocitrate synthase family protein codes for MTGYSKNEWMKYVQNDIGDIEICDVTLRDGEQTPGVTFTREEKIDIARMLDEIGVEIIEAGFPVVSQAEKESIKAIAGLGLDAKICCLSRAIKSDIDAVLDCDADVVGIFIGTSDLHLKYKHKKTQQEAIDCIVPAVEYAKRHGLIVRCAAEDSTRTDLDFLKRYYKAGEDAGADYVSIADTVGIMNPTTMRFLVGEVRKTVKIPVCVHCHDDLGMAVANTLAAVEAGATQLHTTTNGIGERAGNAALEEVLLGLLLQYGIDRYKLSTITDLSKSVEKYSGIKIAKNKAVVGDHAFAHESGIHIAALLENDRTYEVFTPEIVGGKREFILGKHSGSKALCYMARQMGFTLTEAETNIVLEEIKRLSEDKVSFRREDLRELITGLLTDKKAVIA; via the coding sequence ATGACCGGATACTCGAAAAACGAGTGGATGAAGTATGTGCAGAACGATATCGGGGACATCGAGATATGCGATGTGACCCTGAGGGACGGGGAGCAGACGCCTGGAGTCACCTTTACCAGGGAGGAAAAGATAGACATAGCGCGCATGCTGGATGAGATCGGTGTCGAGATCATCGAAGCCGGATTCCCGGTCGTGTCGCAGGCGGAAAAGGAGTCGATCAAAGCAATAGCCGGCTTAGGGCTTGACGCAAAGATATGCTGCCTGTCAAGGGCCATTAAAAGCGACATCGACGCAGTGCTTGATTGCGATGCGGATGTCGTGGGGATATTCATAGGGACGTCGGACCTTCATCTGAAATATAAGCATAAAAAGACACAGCAGGAAGCCATCGATTGTATCGTTCCTGCGGTGGAGTATGCAAAGAGGCACGGCCTGATAGTAAGGTGCGCCGCAGAAGATTCGACAAGGACTGATCTTGATTTTCTTAAAAGGTATTATAAGGCAGGAGAAGACGCCGGCGCGGATTATGTAAGCATCGCCGATACTGTCGGCATAATGAATCCGACCACCATGAGATTTTTAGTCGGCGAGGTCAGGAAGACAGTGAAGATACCCGTATGCGTACACTGCCATGACGATCTCGGTATGGCTGTGGCCAACACGCTGGCTGCCGTAGAGGCAGGTGCAACGCAGCTTCATACTACGACGAACGGTATAGGCGAGAGGGCGGGAAATGCCGCACTGGAGGAAGTGCTGTTAGGCCTCCTGCTGCAGTACGGTATCGATAGGTACAAGCTTTCCACCATCACGGACCTCTCAAAGTCCGTCGAAAAATATTCCGGCATTAAAATAGCGAAGAATAAGGCCGTAGTGGGCGACCACGCGTTTGCCCACGAGTCAGGGATACATATTGCGGCCCTTCTTGAAAATGACCGTACATACGAGGTATTCACTCCCGAGATCGTAGGAGGCAAAAGAGAGTTCATCCTCGGAAAGCACAGCGGTAGCAAGGCATTATGCTATATGGCAAGACAGATGGGCTTTACGCTTACAGAGGCCGAGACGAACATTGTCCTTGAAGAGATCAAAAGGCTGAGTGAGGATAAGGTATCGTTCAGGCGGGAAGATCTGAGAGAATTGATAACCGGCTTATTGACGGATAAAAAGGCCGTTATCGCGTAG
- a CDS encoding thiamine pyrophosphate-dependent enzyme → MVSKVSTLNTDGVGAVLAAAEDGSVKLATGVPGYPINGIFASLQSSGSICANWQYNEKIAYEMAVGSSACGERAIVVSKHVGINVMSDPLIISATHGIGAGIVVIAGDDVGAELSQNEQDSRWYGKLAEIPVYDPSTPQDLYDSIFDGLALSERISAPVLVRVTVAVLNDRSDITRRKYTAEPGKLGRDIWNYTMYGKHQKYLKEGWSAASFESSRSGLNKIVRRGPYGIISSGHASIPAAAIAASYRMSHLTLGFVNPFPKNKVNDFISEMEYVLVCEDVAPFLEEHINSPKARGRMTGHLPRAGVLDEDNIMNAVENILKDRINPEIVPETLESRGFAKSLCKECPYKPVYDAIKMLDAPVSSDVGCSIYTANPPYNIVTVACGLGSSISAACGFNKKGVAMAGDFSLLHTGLQSMLNAKLHGHNVLVVVFVNEEAAMTGGQKIPEVTGIIKSLFGDDCSVNEAEGLTAENVYEDLKKMYEEPSMKVYLVKGLCVKK, encoded by the coding sequence ATGGTCTCAAAAGTCAGCACATTAAATACCGACGGTGTCGGAGCTGTTTTAGCCGCGGCCGAGGACGGCAGCGTAAAACTCGCCACAGGTGTGCCGGGTTATCCGATAAACGGCATATTCGCATCATTACAAAGCTCGGGGTCAATATGCGCGAACTGGCAGTATAATGAAAAGATCGCATATGAGATGGCTGTAGGCTCGTCGGCTTGCGGCGAACGGGCGATAGTAGTGTCCAAGCATGTCGGTATCAATGTGATGTCGGACCCTCTTATAATCTCTGCAACACACGGCATAGGGGCTGGCATAGTTGTTATCGCCGGGGATGATGTCGGTGCGGAGCTTTCACAAAATGAGCAGGATTCCCGGTGGTATGGTAAGCTTGCAGAGATCCCTGTATATGATCCATCAACGCCGCAGGACCTTTATGATTCCATATTTGACGGCCTGGCGCTATCCGAACGCATATCGGCGCCCGTTCTAGTGCGCGTCACCGTCGCAGTCCTTAATGACCGTAGTGATATTACCAGAAGAAAATACACGGCCGAGCCCGGTAAGCTGGGGAGGGATATCTGGAACTACACGATGTATGGCAAGCATCAAAAATACCTTAAGGAAGGATGGAGCGCCGCCAGCTTCGAGTCTTCACGGTCGGGCCTTAATAAGATAGTGAGACGCGGCCCGTACGGCATTATATCGTCGGGGCACGCATCTATCCCCGCTGCTGCCATCGCAGCATCATACCGCATGTCCCACCTGACTCTCGGGTTTGTGAACCCGTTCCCAAAGAATAAGGTAAATGACTTTATCTCTGAAATGGAGTACGTGCTGGTATGCGAGGATGTCGCGCCATTCCTGGAAGAGCACATAAATTCGCCAAAGGCAAGGGGAAGGATGACAGGACATCTTCCACGGGCCGGGGTGCTGGATGAGGATAACATAATGAACGCGGTCGAGAATATTTTAAAAGACCGTATTAATCCGGAGATCGTTCCCGAGACACTGGAATCCAGAGGCTTCGCTAAAAGCCTTTGCAAAGAATGCCCTTACAAGCCCGTTTACGACGCTATCAAAATGCTGGACGCTCCGGTATCAAGCGATGTAGGCTGTTCGATATATACGGCGAACCCCCCTTATAACATCGTTACTGTCGCTTGCGGCCTCGGGTCTTCGATAAGCGCTGCATGCGGCTTCAATAAAAAAGGAGTGGCTATGGCAGGCGATTTCAGCTTGCTGCATACCGGCTTACAGTCTATGCTGAACGCTAAATTACACGGGCATAATGTGCTTGTAGTCGTGTTCGTGAACGAGGAGGCTGCTATGACAGGGGGACAAAAAATACCCGAAGTCACCGGCATAATAAAAAGCCTGTTCGGAGATGACTGTTCGGTAAATGAAGCGGAAGGGCTCACTGCCGAAAATGTCTATGAAGACCTTAAAAAAATGTATGAAGAGCCTTCCATGAAGGTCTATCTTGTTAAAGGGCTGTGCGTTAAAAAGTAA
- a CDS encoding radical SAM protein — MLMDARKKAELIEAGGVEVDDSFMPYLSRSTAGPGAGLSSFFFSSGGRRVRLSVRESSPYKAVMDRGEVTIFKDGDVFVKGVLEEAISHCPGQVYVTVSEKCVFDCKYCPVPKLQGKIKSKDDVVKMALEGSRHPSFEAISLTSGVWKTPEEEVERVAEIVRELKQLNVPIGVSVYPTDDSSEILKEAGADEIKYNAETIDPDVFEKVCPGLSLDYIVKSLEHAVKIFGRNHVFTNIIIGLGETDETVIKGMDMLASKGIIPILRKVNPHPLRAGEVYTENVPAERLLKLAAEERKILDRYGLRADLALTGCLLCTGCDLVPHRDL, encoded by the coding sequence ATGCTTATGGACGCGAGAAAAAAGGCTGAGCTAATAGAGGCCGGAGGCGTTGAGGTAGACGACTCTTTTATGCCTTATCTATCCCGGTCCACAGCAGGCCCGGGGGCCGGGCTCAGCTCATTTTTCTTTAGCTCCGGCGGACGCCGCGTAAGGCTGAGCGTCCGTGAAAGCTCTCCATATAAGGCCGTCATGGACAGGGGCGAAGTGACTATTTTTAAGGATGGCGACGTGTTCGTAAAAGGGGTTCTCGAGGAGGCCATATCCCACTGCCCGGGGCAGGTATACGTCACTGTCAGCGAAAAATGCGTTTTTGATTGCAAGTACTGTCCCGTTCCGAAGCTGCAGGGAAAGATCAAATCGAAAGACGATGTCGTTAAAATGGCCCTCGAAGGCTCCCGGCATCCTTCGTTCGAGGCGATATCGCTGACCTCCGGAGTCTGGAAGACGCCGGAAGAGGAAGTCGAGAGAGTCGCGGAGATAGTCAGGGAATTAAAGCAGCTTAACGTCCCCATCGGAGTCTCGGTCTACCCGACTGACGATTCTTCCGAGATATTAAAAGAGGCAGGCGCGGATGAAATAAAATATAACGCGGAGACTATAGACCCTGATGTTTTCGAAAAGGTCTGTCCGGGGCTATCGCTGGACTATATCGTAAAGTCATTAGAGCACGCCGTTAAGATATTCGGCCGTAACCACGTTTTCACCAACATAATCATCGGACTGGGCGAGACTGACGAGACCGTTATAAAAGGCATGGATATGCTCGCAAGTAAGGGCATTATCCCCATACTCCGAAAGGTTAATCCTCACCCGCTCAGGGCAGGCGAAGTTTATACAGAGAATGTTCCCGCCGAACGTCTTCTAAAACTTGCTGCCGAGGAAAGGAAGATACTTGACAGATACGGACTTCGTGCAGATCTGGCGCTGACAGGATGCCTGCTTTGTACCGGCTGCGACCTGGTGCCTCATAGAGACTTATGA
- the mmp11 gene encoding methanogenesis marker protein 11 gives MIKTSGDYTSMKDNSYARKKWVVPYKNIIAVCDGDGWVEIVEQSNCFGGACWSEYHYKRTSPLIVSTKIFSNSIRYMTRVGTSELDLVPSLAAAGIESVVVDDETVAITYAGLGGGGVGATMSRSLAEDVIDYDISEAGGSRKSRGTIIVPRRKRVLIGVDDTDTKEEGATWSLMHNIATDVDNKNARYISHSIVQLYPVPQKTQNCTSTVVEFACIDETKLVRDFGRLLAKHTLSEETGMVVLQNFDAEMLKDYGMLCKQKQVSRETTLRNARNAGADILMDGRGIIGAMASLPYFGNPSQSVIL, from the coding sequence TTGATAAAAACTTCAGGGGACTATACATCGATGAAAGACAACTCCTATGCACGAAAAAAGTGGGTTGTGCCCTATAAGAACATAATCGCAGTATGCGATGGAGATGGTTGGGTAGAGATAGTAGAGCAGTCCAATTGTTTTGGAGGCGCTTGCTGGTCAGAATACCACTATAAGCGCACAAGCCCCCTTATAGTAAGCACAAAGATCTTCAGTAACTCTATCAGGTACATGACACGCGTCGGTACATCCGAGCTGGACCTTGTGCCGTCACTTGCGGCGGCAGGCATAGAGTCGGTGGTCGTCGACGATGAGACTGTCGCCATAACGTATGCAGGTCTTGGCGGAGGGGGCGTAGGAGCCACAATGAGCAGGTCTCTCGCCGAAGACGTCATCGACTATGACATATCCGAGGCCGGGGGCAGCAGGAAGAGCAGGGGCACCATAATAGTGCCGCGCCGGAAAAGGGTCCTTATAGGTGTGGATGACACCGACACTAAGGAAGAAGGCGCCACCTGGTCACTTATGCATAACATAGCCACCGACGTGGATAATAAGAATGCAAGGTATATCTCTCACTCAATAGTACAGCTCTATCCCGTGCCGCAAAAAACTCAAAACTGCACTTCCACGGTTGTAGAGTTCGCATGCATCGACGAGACAAAGCTTGTAAGGGACTTCGGAAGGCTTCTTGCCAAACATACCCTTTCGGAGGAGACAGGTATGGTCGTCCTTCAAAACTTTGACGCCGAGATGCTTAAAGACTATGGAATGCTGTGTAAACAGAAGCAGGTATCCCGCGAGACCACGCTGAGGAACGCGAGAAATGCGGGAGCCGACATACTGATGGATGGCCGGGGCATTATCGGGGCGATGGCATCGCTGCCGTATTTTGGTAATCCGTCCCAATCGGTGATCCTGTAA
- a CDS encoding NTP transferase domain-containing protein gives MDALVMSGGRGKRMGSVEKPMLLLEDKPLISYVVDALKASSKIENINIAISENVPLTEEYLRDTYGKGPDVRIIMTPGKGYIEDTRYAVELLSLNEPFLILSSDIPMITPDVIDDIITAYENCGKEALSVWVDESCLKNIDINKDLTLDDSGRKLVPCGINVINGKHIDRPQEESAIVYDNEALAININYPKDLEICRELIKNSPSSR, from the coding sequence GTGGACGCTCTTGTGATGTCAGGCGGCCGCGGAAAGCGGATGGGCTCAGTTGAAAAGCCTATGCTGCTTCTTGAAGATAAGCCCCTTATAAGCTATGTTGTCGATGCGCTGAAGGCCAGTAGCAAGATAGAGAATATAAATATTGCCATATCAGAAAATGTGCCGCTGACAGAAGAATACCTGCGGGATACGTATGGTAAAGGGCCGGATGTCAGGATAATAATGACCCCGGGAAAAGGCTATATTGAGGACACCAGATATGCTGTGGAGCTGCTATCGCTTAATGAGCCTTTCCTCATACTGTCGTCGGACATACCGATGATCACGCCGGATGTTATCGATGACATCATTACGGCCTACGAAAACTGCGGAAAAGAGGCTCTATCGGTATGGGTGGATGAGTCATGCCTCAAAAACATCGATATTAACAAAGACCTTACGTTAGACGATTCCGGGAGAAAGCTTGTCCCGTGCGGTATCAATGTCATAAACGGTAAGCATATCGACAGGCCACAGGAGGAGTCCGCTATCGTATATGACAATGAAGCTCTTGCAATTAACATTAATTACCCTAAAGACCTTGAGATTTGCAGGGAACTTATTAAAAACTCCCCATCCAGTCGCTAA